One genomic segment of Clostridium saccharoperbutylacetonicum N1-4(HMT) includes these proteins:
- a CDS encoding PadR family transcriptional regulator, whose amino-acid sequence MSSINLIILGYLQNKEKSAYEMVKEFDSWNLSNWLKISDPSIYKNIIKLCDNGYLNSRTVKEGEMPEKTLYSMNEKGNTYFNELMEESSKNIGKVYFEFNAFFNNIEHLSEEKRKEYLINFKNKIEERRLTVESRYNHEKHNEIIGSGFFLLELYNEFYNVLEKWSEKVIDHYN is encoded by the coding sequence TTGTCTTCAATAAATTTAATAATACTCGGTTATTTGCAGAACAAAGAAAAAAGTGCTTATGAAATGGTTAAAGAATTTGATAGTTGGAATCTTAGTAATTGGTTAAAGATCAGTGATCCATCAATTTATAAAAATATAATTAAATTATGCGATAATGGATATTTAAATTCAAGAACTGTTAAAGAAGGTGAAATGCCCGAAAAAACATTATATTCAATGAATGAAAAAGGAAATACATATTTCAATGAACTAATGGAAGAAAGTTCAAAGAATATAGGAAAAGTTTATTTTGAATTTAATGCATTTTTTAATAATATTGAGCATTTATCAGAAGAAAAAAGAAAAGAATATCTAATAAACTTCAAAAACAAGATAGAAGAACGTAGACTTACTGTAGAGTCAAGATATAATCATGAAAAGCACAATGAAATAATTGGCTCTGGATTTTTTCTATTGGAACTATATAATGAATTTTATAATGTTTTAGAAAAATGGTCTGAAAAAGTTATTGATCATTATAATTAA
- a CDS encoding glycosyltransferase, whose product MKRILFAPGIASIEALGSITRLIAIADEIKRLQKDCSIMFRTAGREADYAAACGYKVVQGYKPEFDLQKMLQQGNNNSRNSSNKFNISSLADVMRLKGLISEEYVQNTFKEEMELVESFKPDLILGEFETLMPIVAKKMDIPYFCTGGTSSKKDFSKFGYSNKTKYGYEESYNELLKTLNLDTIENICELNQDYNCSKVFIPSISELEALEDSSRYIFLGSVTPKNFIKSDFNFEKKRPLIYVYLSASQITPAIYEKVILDAFLGSEFDVIVTAGGNPSFKSNVSSNTSNVHFMSMVPSDKVVEMADIAIHHGGQNTTVQCIENEVPAIIFPGNHFERHFNAEKASEIGCASNPGINNFNSEFLLKTCRKIINDNEFKQNLKIYSAKIKSGGGAVKAADFILNY is encoded by the coding sequence ATGAAAAGAATATTATTTGCGCCTGGAATAGCTTCTATTGAAGCATTAGGAAGTATAACCAGATTAATTGCCATAGCAGATGAAATAAAAAGATTACAGAAAGATTGTAGTATAATGTTTAGAACTGCAGGAAGAGAAGCAGACTATGCTGCGGCCTGTGGATATAAAGTAGTGCAAGGATATAAACCTGAGTTTGATCTACAAAAGATGTTGCAGCAAGGTAACAATAATAGTAGAAATTCATCTAATAAATTCAATATCAGCAGTTTAGCTGATGTAATGAGACTTAAAGGTCTTATTTCTGAAGAATATGTTCAAAATACATTTAAAGAAGAAATGGAGCTAGTAGAAAGTTTTAAGCCAGATCTGATATTAGGGGAATTTGAAACATTAATGCCTATAGTTGCAAAGAAAATGGACATACCTTACTTTTGTACAGGAGGTACTTCAAGCAAGAAAGATTTCTCCAAGTTTGGATATTCAAATAAAACTAAATATGGATATGAAGAAAGTTATAATGAGCTTTTAAAAACTTTAAATTTAGATACCATAGAAAACATATGTGAACTTAATCAAGACTATAACTGCAGCAAAGTTTTTATTCCAAGCATATCTGAATTAGAGGCTTTAGAAGATAGTTCAAGATATATATTTTTAGGATCAGTTACACCCAAGAATTTTATAAAATCAGATTTTAACTTTGAAAAGAAACGTCCGTTAATATACGTATATTTAAGTGCTAGTCAAATAACACCGGCGATATATGAAAAGGTAATTTTAGATGCCTTTTTAGGTTCAGAATTTGATGTTATTGTCACAGCAGGAGGGAACCCTAGCTTTAAAAGCAATGTGTCCTCTAATACTAGTAATGTTCACTTTATGAGTATGGTTCCATCAGATAAGGTAGTAGAAATGGCAGATATAGCTATTCATCACGGCGGACAAAATACCACAGTACAGTGCATTGAAAATGAAGTACCTGCAATTATTTTCCCGGGAAATCATTTTGAACGTCATTTTAATGCTGAAAAAGCTTCTGAAATAGGATGTGCATCAAATCCTGGCATAAATAATTTTAATAGTGAATTCCTTTTAAAAACATGTAGAAAAATTATTAATGACAACGAATTTAAACAAAATCTCAAGATATATTCAGCCAAAATAAAAAGTGGTGGCGGTGCAGTTAAAGCTGCTGATTTTATATTGAATTATTAA
- a CDS encoding VOC family protein produces the protein MSVCKNENLMIIFYVKDQGKSKVFYKKLLGYEPTLDVVGMTEFHIVNNVLLGLMPEEGIMRILENKIPNPKDANGVPRSELYIFVDDPDEYYLRAITAGGTGISKTELRNWGDYVAYCSDVDGHILAFAKKAN, from the coding sequence ATGAGCGTTTGTAAAAATGAAAATTTAATGATTATTTTTTATGTAAAAGATCAAGGAAAAAGTAAAGTATTTTATAAGAAATTGCTTGGGTATGAACCAACTCTAGATGTTGTAGGAATGACTGAATTTCACATAGTAAACAATGTTTTATTAGGATTAATGCCAGAAGAAGGAATCATGAGAATTCTTGAAAACAAAATACCAAATCCTAAAGATGCAAATGGAGTGCCAAGGAGTGAGCTATACATATTCGTTGACGATCCTGATGAATACTATCTCAGAGCAATAACTGCTGGTGGAACTGGTATAAGTAAAACAGAACTAAGAAATTGGGGAGATTATGTTGCGTATTGCTCTGATGTTGATGGACATATACTAGCGTTTGCAAAGAAAGCAAATTAG
- a CDS encoding GNAT family N-acetyltransferase, translated as MDDIKLVRRAITADEFIEMRQSVGWDYPEKEVISIGLKNTIFSVCLEKDKEIVGYGRIIGDGAFTLYIQDIIVKPEYQRRSLGIGIMNEIMEYIKKNYAKGTMVCLMAAKGKEDFYKKFEFVVRPNEVYGAGMIQYIDK; from the coding sequence ATGGATGATATAAAACTTGTTAGAAGAGCAATAACAGCAGATGAATTTATTGAAATGAGACAATCGGTTGGTTGGGATTATCCTGAAAAAGAAGTGATTTCTATTGGACTTAAGAATACAATATTTTCAGTATGTTTAGAAAAAGATAAAGAGATAGTTGGTTATGGTAGAATTATTGGTGATGGTGCATTTACACTATATATTCAAGACATAATTGTTAAACCTGAGTATCAAAGGAGAAGCTTAGGTATTGGAATAATGAATGAAATTATGGAATATATAAAAAAGAATTATGCAAAAGGAACAATGGTATGCTTAATGGCGGCTAAAGGTAAAGAAGATTTTTATAAGAAGTTTGAATTTGTTGTTAGACCAAATGAAGTGTATGGTGCGGGTATGATTCAGTATATTGATAAATAA
- a CDS encoding YvrJ family protein: MLKIHITQFSNNGFAVAVAVYLLIRLEKQINNLSNSISKLNTIISTKLGIVINNDNPDKVA, translated from the coding sequence ATTTTAAAAATACACATTACTCAATTTTCAAATAATGGTTTTGCCGTTGCTGTAGCAGTATATTTGCTAATTCGTTTGGAAAAACAAATTAATAACCTGTCTAATTCTATTAGCAAATTAAATACCATAATCTCAACCAAACTTGGAATTGTTATTAATAATGACAATCCTGATAAAGTAGCATAA
- a CDS encoding diguanylate cyclase produces MFLSFFQNACILIASMSIVQHFLKDKKISLDMSLKSKFLWGFYNGILGIILMINSVPITSETFIDFRYIPILFSALYSGFLSSIVSSILIGIFRFLILGISNISLVGLIIALLMGVGFGIISLLKLSKKNQYIYCMLFFIIVSIASSFVVSVPQNSTGVFQTVILYYPGYLIVSYLSIKYVDHILEVIKIYQRLKNEAAKDYLTGLNNVRQFDDRFNSISQMAIRKGEELSLLFIDIDFFKKINDTYGHNAGDTILKSLAPILINTCRTYDVVSRMGGEEFSVILLDCSESKAVKIAERLRKNVEENDFYISDNEAIKITISIGIASYPKLTSQIDNLLENADIALYEAKNSGRNKVVLFNHENNNNF; encoded by the coding sequence ATGTTTCTTAGTTTTTTTCAAAATGCATGTATTTTAATAGCATCTATGAGTATTGTTCAACATTTTCTTAAAGATAAAAAAATTTCACTAGATATGTCCTTGAAAAGTAAGTTTCTATGGGGCTTTTATAATGGTATATTAGGTATAATACTGATGATAAATAGTGTCCCTATTACATCAGAGACTTTTATTGATTTTCGGTACATACCAATTTTATTTTCTGCTCTCTATAGTGGTTTTTTATCTTCAATTGTTTCTTCAATTTTGATAGGTATTTTTAGATTTCTAATTTTAGGAATATCTAATATATCACTAGTTGGATTAATAATAGCTTTGCTTATGGGGGTTGGATTTGGAATTATTTCTTTATTAAAGCTATCAAAGAAAAATCAATATATTTATTGTATGCTCTTCTTTATTATAGTATCAATTGCTTCGTCATTTGTGGTATCAGTACCGCAAAATTCAACAGGAGTTTTTCAAACCGTGATATTATACTATCCAGGATATTTAATAGTATCTTATCTTTCAATTAAATATGTAGATCACATACTGGAAGTAATTAAAATTTATCAAAGATTAAAAAATGAAGCAGCAAAAGATTATTTGACTGGTTTGAATAATGTAAGGCAATTTGATGATAGGTTCAATAGTATTTCTCAGATGGCTATACGAAAAGGAGAAGAGTTATCTCTGTTATTTATAGATATTGATTTCTTTAAAAAAATAAATGATACTTATGGTCATAATGCAGGAGATACTATTTTAAAAAGTTTAGCTCCAATCCTTATTAATACGTGTAGGACTTATGATGTTGTATCTAGAATGGGAGGGGAAGAGTTCTCTGTAATATTATTGGATTGCTCAGAATCTAAGGCTGTTAAAATTGCAGAAAGATTAAGAAAGAATGTTGAAGAGAATGATTTTTACATTTCAGATAATGAAGCTATAAAAATTACAATTTCAATTGGAATAGCATCATATCCTAAACTGACAAGCCAAATTGATAATTTGCTTGAAAATGCTGATATCGCATTATATGAAGCAAAAAACAGTGGAAGGAATAAAGTGGTTTTATTTAACCATGAAAATAATAATAATTTTTAA
- a CDS encoding YvrJ family protein has product MEVNQLINLIVNNGFAIAVAAYLLIRLEKQIINLSNSINKLNTIISTKLGIVINNDDPDKVA; this is encoded by the coding sequence ATGGAGGTAAATCAATTAATTAATTTGATCGTTAATAATGGTTTTGCTATTGCTGTAGCAGCATATTTGCTAATTCGCTTGGAAAAACAAATTATTAACCTGTCTAATTCTATTAACAAATTAAATACCATAATCTCAACCAAACTTGGAATTGTTATTAATAATGACGATCCTGACAAAGTAGCATAA
- a CDS encoding SUKH-3 domain-containing protein: MEKFKSDITKREQMILLLKKSGWYEGRQVDILGFEQQCNELGIELFDSAKKFLEEFMGIDKYVEFKSIHPCEEVKDWDYDYTFDFRTNPHDRIWWKQYREILNFVEEECFYLGMSGYYYSAAVAIGRSGKLYFKHDYNDKIQVFDDLIDSMLSELDDMNIITSSLYKVKEDEHYYNKSFIIADDVVEFERIYGIDLDKFNTETYDVLEKVYQSLPSYIESPIFLPRWYGDEEKEDRYFITVTYDMEGVQFFGKLPIDDFFQWENKLHELIQIEKFPFKYN; this comes from the coding sequence ATGGAGAAGTTTAAAAGTGATATTACAAAAAGGGAGCAAATGATTTTGCTCTTAAAAAAGTCAGGGTGGTATGAGGGGCGTCAGGTAGATATCTTAGGATTTGAACAACAATGTAATGAGTTAGGAATAGAGCTATTTGATAGTGCTAAAAAGTTTCTAGAAGAATTTATGGGAATAGACAAGTATGTAGAATTTAAATCTATTCACCCATGTGAGGAAGTTAAAGACTGGGACTATGACTATACATTTGATTTTAGAACAAATCCTCATGATAGAATATGGTGGAAACAATATCGAGAAATTTTAAATTTTGTTGAAGAAGAGTGTTTTTATTTGGGGATGTCAGGATATTACTATTCTGCTGCAGTAGCAATAGGTCGCTCAGGAAAATTATATTTTAAACATGATTATAATGATAAGATTCAAGTATTCGATGATTTGATAGACAGCATGCTTAGTGAATTAGACGACATGAATATAATAACTTCATCATTATATAAAGTTAAAGAAGATGAACATTATTACAATAAAAGTTTTATTATTGCTGATGATGTTGTAGAGTTTGAAAGAATATATGGAATTGATTTAGACAAATTTAATACTGAAACCTATGATGTGTTAGAAAAGGTATATCAAAGTTTGCCATCTTATATTGAAAGTCCAATATTTCTTCCTCGTTGGTATGGAGATGAGGAAAAAGAAGATAGATATTTTATAACAGTTACATATGATATGGAAGGAGTGCAGTTTTTTGGGAAATTGCCTATAGATGATTTTTTCCAATGGGAAAATAAATTACATGAGTTAATACAGATAGAAAAATTTCCGTTTAAATATAATTAG